A region from the Dinoroseobacter shibae DFL 12 = DSM 16493 genome encodes:
- the ccmE gene encoding cytochrome c maturation protein CcmE has protein sequence MRGLKKKRRIQIIAIAAVALTIATIMIGTAMRDGINFFRSPSEVAEAPPPESEVFRIGGLVEEGTLVRGESETTTFMVTDGGASIPVSYTGVLPDLFGENEGTVALGSMQNGVFMATEVLARHDETYMPKEVVDALKEQGVYKDPNATDADGGYGGASGS, from the coding sequence ATGCGTGGTCTGAAGAAGAAACGCCGGATCCAGATCATCGCCATCGCGGCCGTGGCGCTGACCATTGCGACCATCATGATCGGCACGGCCATGCGCGACGGGATCAACTTCTTCCGCTCGCCCAGCGAAGTGGCAGAAGCGCCGCCGCCCGAGTCCGAGGTGTTTCGCATCGGCGGTCTTGTAGAAGAGGGCACTCTGGTGCGCGGCGAGTCCGAGACAACCACCTTCATGGTGACCGACGGCGGCGCGTCCATCCCGGTCAGCTACACTGGCGTTCTGCCGGATCTCTTTGGCGAAAACGAGGGCACCGTGGCGCTGGGGTCGATGCAGAACGGCGTGTTCATGGCGACCGAGGTGCTCGCACGCCACGACGAGACCTACATGCCGAAGGAAGTCGTCGATGCGCTCAAGGAGCAGGGGGTCTACAAGGATCCGAACGCGACCGATGCGGACGGCGGCTACGGCGGGGCCAGCGGTTCCTGA
- the argC gene encoding N-acetyl-gamma-glutamyl-phosphate reductase produces the protein MYNIAILGASGYTGAELVRLIATHPRMRITALSADRKAGQTMGAVFPHLRHLDLPALVKIDDIDFGGVDLVFCALPHATSQSVIAALPKSVKIVDLSADFRLRDPEAYAKWYGGPHAALDLQAEAVYGLTEFYREQIRDARLVAGTGCNAATGQYALRPLIAAGVIDLDEIIIDLKTGVSGAGRSLKENLLHAELSEGAHAYAVGGMHRHLGEFDQEFSALAGREIKVQFTPHLLPANRGILATVYVKGEATEIYDALADAYEDEPFVVMLPEGEHPSTRHVRGSNFVHIGVVRDRIPGRAVVIAALDNLTKGSSGQALQNANLMLDIEETTGLMMTPVFP, from the coding sequence ATGTACAATATCGCGATTCTGGGCGCGTCCGGGTACACCGGAGCGGAGCTTGTGCGCCTCATCGCCACCCATCCCAGGATGCGGATCACGGCCTTGTCGGCGGACCGCAAGGCGGGCCAGACCATGGGCGCGGTGTTTCCGCATCTGCGCCATCTCGACCTGCCGGCGCTGGTGAAGATCGACGATATCGATTTCGGTGGTGTGGACCTTGTGTTCTGTGCGCTGCCCCACGCCACGAGCCAGAGCGTCATCGCGGCCTTGCCCAAGTCGGTGAAGATCGTGGATCTATCCGCGGATTTCCGGCTGCGCGACCCGGAGGCTTATGCCAAATGGTACGGCGGCCCGCACGCGGCCCTCGATCTGCAGGCCGAGGCGGTCTACGGGCTGACGGAGTTCTACCGCGAACAAATCCGCGATGCGCGGCTGGTGGCGGGGACCGGCTGCAACGCGGCGACCGGCCAATACGCCCTGCGACCCCTTATCGCGGCTGGGGTGATCGACCTGGACGAGATCATCATCGACCTGAAAACCGGGGTCTCCGGGGCGGGGCGGTCGCTCAAGGAAAACCTGCTCCATGCGGAGTTGTCGGAGGGGGCCCATGCCTATGCGGTGGGGGGCATGCACCGGCATCTTGGCGAGTTCGACCAGGAGTTTTCGGCCCTTGCCGGGCGCGAGATCAAGGTGCAGTTCACGCCGCATTTACTCCCTGCAAACAGGGGGATACTGGCGACTGTTTATGTAAAAGGTGAGGCGACCGAGATCTACGATGCGCTGGCGGACGCCTATGAGGACGAGCCTTTCGTGGTCATGTTGCCCGAGGGCGAGCATCCGTCCACCCGGCATGTGCGCGGCTCCAATTTCGTGCATATCGGCGTGGTGCGGGACCGCATTCCGGGTCGCGCCGTGGTCATCGCCGCGCTCGACAACCTGACCAAGGGCAGCTCCGGTCAGGCGTTGCAGAACGCCAACCTCATGTTAGATATTGAAGAGACGACGGGGCTGATGATGACCCCCGTCTTTCCCTGA
- a CDS encoding glutamate racemase, translating into MAVGVFDSGLGGLTVLDAVSRRLPEVPFVYYGDNLHAPYGVRDAEDVYELTTGAVSRLWDEGCDLVILACNTASAAALRRMQESWVPSDKRVLGVFVPLIEALTERQWGDNSPPREVAIKHVALFATPATVSSRAFQRELAFRAIGVDVEAQPCGGVVDAIEDGDMILAEALVRSHVEALKRRMPHPEAAILGCTHYPLMQDVFQDALGADVKVYSQAQLVAESLADYLTRHPDMLGLGAEPGFLTTGDPKSVSNKATQFLRRKIEFRAVEPL; encoded by the coding sequence ATGGCAGTCGGTGTGTTCGATAGCGGCCTTGGCGGGCTGACGGTGCTGGATGCGGTGTCCCGGCGCCTGCCGGAGGTGCCGTTCGTTTATTACGGCGACAACCTGCATGCGCCCTACGGCGTGCGGGATGCAGAGGATGTCTACGAGCTGACCACGGGGGCGGTGTCGCGCCTGTGGGACGAAGGTTGCGACCTGGTGATCCTGGCGTGCAACACGGCCTCGGCGGCCGCATTGCGCCGGATGCAGGAAAGCTGGGTGCCGTCAGACAAGCGCGTGCTGGGGGTTTTCGTACCGCTGATCGAGGCGCTGACCGAACGGCAATGGGGCGATAACTCCCCGCCCCGCGAGGTGGCGATCAAGCATGTGGCCCTTTTCGCCACCCCCGCCACAGTGTCAAGCCGGGCGTTCCAGCGTGAGCTGGCCTTCCGCGCCATCGGCGTCGATGTGGAGGCGCAGCCCTGTGGCGGTGTCGTGGATGCCATCGAGGATGGCGACATGATCCTGGCCGAAGCGCTCGTACGCTCCCATGTCGAGGCGCTGAAGCGCCGGATGCCACATCCCGAGGCTGCGATCCTTGGCTGCACGCACTACCCGTTGATGCAGGACGTATTCCAGGATGCCCTTGGCGCGGATGTGAAGGTCTACAGCCAGGCGCAGCTTGTGGCCGAGAGCCTGGCGGATTACCTGACACGGCATCCGGACATGCTGGGTCTCGGGGCGGAGCCGGGGTTCCTGACCACGGGCGACCCGAAGTCGGTTTCCAACAAGGCCACGCAGTTTCTGCGGCGCAAGATCGAGTTTCGCGCCGTCGAACCCCTGTAG
- a CDS encoding lysophospholipid acyltransferase family protein has product MSQARHVAREISYASSASSRAGRALIRVTENATGRLKLIRQAAGYEQEVAAGRNFWDVMADRYGLSLEASGGTLDLIPREGPVVVIANHPYGILDGLMLGKILSARRDEYRILAHQVFRKAEDLEKIILPISFDDTKQAVALNIETRKEALRFLAGGGAIGIFPGGTVSTSATPFGHPMDPGWRSFTARMIAKSGATVVPIFFEGHNSRMFQLASHLHATLRMALLIKEFKARVGAPVRVVIGSPLAPETLDPFRNDPKGMMDFLRQETYRLSPTPLPDYGYGFEFEDRHRI; this is encoded by the coding sequence ATGAGCCAAGCGCGCCATGTTGCAAGAGAGATCAGCTACGCATCTTCGGCGTCGTCCAGGGCCGGGCGCGCCCTGATCCGGGTGACCGAGAACGCGACCGGGCGGCTGAAGCTGATCCGGCAGGCCGCGGGTTATGAACAAGAGGTCGCGGCGGGGCGCAATTTCTGGGACGTGATGGCCGACCGCTACGGGCTGAGCCTGGAGGCGTCCGGCGGCACGCTCGACCTCATTCCGCGGGAGGGGCCGGTGGTGGTGATTGCCAACCACCCTTATGGCATCCTCGACGGGCTGATGCTGGGCAAGATCCTGAGCGCGCGGCGGGACGAATACCGCATCCTTGCCCATCAGGTGTTCCGCAAGGCGGAGGACTTGGAAAAGATCATCCTGCCGATCAGCTTCGACGACACCAAGCAGGCGGTGGCGCTCAATATCGAGACCCGTAAAGAGGCGCTGCGCTTTCTCGCCGGTGGCGGCGCGATCGGCATTTTCCCCGGTGGCACGGTCAGCACCTCGGCCACGCCCTTTGGGCATCCGATGGATCCCGGTTGGCGCAGCTTCACCGCGCGAATGATCGCCAAATCCGGCGCAACCGTGGTGCCGATCTTCTTCGAGGGGCACAATTCGCGGATGTTCCAGCTGGCCAGCCACCTGCATGCGACCTTGCGGATGGCGCTGCTGATCAAGGAGTTCAAGGCGCGTGTGGGCGCGCCTGTGCGGGTCGTGATCGGTAGCCCGCTGGCGCCCGAAACGCTCGATCCGTTCCGCAACGATCCGAAGGGAATGATGGACTTTCTGCGGCAAGAGACCTATCGCTTGTCGCCAACGCCCTTGCCGGATTATGGCTACGGGTTCGAGTTCGAGGACAGGCACAGGATCTGA
- a CDS encoding indolepyruvate ferredoxin oxidoreductase family protein, with translation MSLQDIRLSDRYDLDRETVLLNGTQALVRLTLMQAARDRAAGLNTGGYVTGYRGSPLGAVDQQMGRNLDLLREAGVIFEPGLNEDLAATALWGTQQAELRGEGSRDGVFGMWYGKGPGVDRSGDVMKHANLAGTSPHGGVLFVMGDDHTGESSTTCHQSEFALLDAYMPVLSPAGVQEILDYGLFGWALSRYAGVWVGLKAMKDTVEATAVVDGRADRMRFVTPDYAMPEGGLNIRLVDHWTPQEERLIAHKRYAAEAFGHANGIDKRMLGKPGAKIGFLAAGKNWLDLAHALDLLGIDGARAEALGITAYKVGMTWPLDVKGFLGWAEGLDVIVVVEEKRKLLEVQVKEAIFNDRRGRRVYGGQKAPGEVLFPAYGALDPVTIAEKLGQILIEEGRASEDLEARLARLAEVRRADNAKDLAARTPYFCSGCPHNTSTRVPEGAIAYAGIGCHVMAMWMDRDTNGYTHMGAEGANWIGEGKFSTRSHVFQNLGDGTYNHSGIQAIRAAHAAKANITYKILFNDAVAMTGGQTNDGGLDAARIAWELKGIGLRDIRIVYDEKEEVDFSAFPPDLPRHGRDELMTVQEELQQVRGTTAILYIQTCAAEKRRRRKRGTFPDPDKRVFINTDVCEGCGDCGVQSNCVAIVPAETELGRKRAVDQSACNKDFSCLKGFCPSFVTVSGARPRKAATAEVDLGHLPDPALPAIDGTHNLLITGVGGMGVVTIGATLAMAAHLEGKGVGMMEMAGLAQKGGAVQIHCRIAARPEDITAVRVSVGEAHGVIGGDLVVTGAGKIQGMMAKGRTGAVVNSHEIVTGAFTRDREFRIPGADLQVSLQARLGAEAVVFFDASELAQKVLGDAIFSNMVVTGAAWQRGLIPLGRDAIFQAIKLNGAAPDRNKQAFDLGRWAVLNPEAVAKMLAAEVTARPKSLAEKIDFRADHLRAYQSARLAKKYRRAVEAVTDPDLRAVVAQNYHKLLSYKDEYEVSRLLRDTRAKAEAAFEGELELTYHLAPPLLSRAGPDGRPRKRAFGSWIEKAYGPLAALKLLRGTPLDPFGYTAERRMERELIRLYEADLARVQAEMTPARAEAARALLAWPDMVRGFGPVKAQAVETMRARRAELWAAFEAAEDAVAQAAE, from the coding sequence ATGAGTTTGCAGGATATCCGACTGAGCGACCGGTACGATCTTGATCGCGAGACCGTGCTGCTCAACGGCACGCAGGCACTGGTGCGTCTCACGCTGATGCAGGCGGCCCGCGACCGGGCGGCGGGGCTGAACACCGGCGGTTATGTCACCGGCTATCGCGGCTCGCCCCTGGGTGCGGTGGACCAGCAGATGGGCCGCAACCTTGACCTTCTGCGCGAGGCTGGGGTGATTTTCGAGCCCGGGCTGAACGAGGATCTGGCGGCCACGGCCCTCTGGGGCACGCAGCAGGCCGAGCTGCGCGGCGAGGGCAGCCGGGATGGTGTCTTCGGGATGTGGTACGGCAAGGGGCCTGGGGTGGACCGGTCCGGCGACGTGATGAAGCACGCCAACCTCGCGGGCACCTCGCCCCATGGCGGGGTGTTGTTCGTGATGGGGGACGATCATACCGGCGAAAGCTCCACCACCTGTCATCAGTCTGAATTCGCGCTGCTCGATGCCTACATGCCTGTGCTGTCGCCCGCCGGGGTGCAGGAGATCCTGGATTACGGGCTCTTTGGCTGGGCGCTGAGCCGGTATGCCGGGGTTTGGGTCGGGCTGAAGGCGATGAAGGACACGGTGGAGGCCACGGCGGTCGTGGACGGGCGGGCGGATCGGATGCGATTCGTCACACCGGACTACGCGATGCCCGAGGGCGGGCTGAACATACGGCTGGTGGACCATTGGACCCCGCAGGAAGAACGCCTGATCGCCCATAAGCGCTACGCTGCCGAGGCGTTCGGCCATGCCAACGGGATCGACAAGCGTATGCTGGGCAAGCCGGGGGCGAAGATCGGGTTCCTCGCGGCGGGCAAGAACTGGCTCGATCTGGCCCATGCGCTCGACCTGCTAGGCATCGACGGCGCGCGGGCCGAGGCACTGGGGATCACCGCCTACAAGGTGGGCATGACCTGGCCGCTGGATGTGAAGGGGTTTCTGGGTTGGGCCGAAGGGCTCGATGTAATCGTAGTGGTGGAGGAAAAGCGCAAGCTGCTGGAGGTGCAGGTCAAGGAGGCGATCTTCAACGACCGGCGCGGGCGGCGGGTCTACGGCGGCCAGAAAGCGCCGGGCGAGGTGCTGTTCCCGGCCTATGGCGCGCTCGATCCGGTGACGATTGCCGAGAAGCTCGGGCAGATCCTGATCGAGGAGGGGCGCGCGTCCGAGGACCTGGAGGCGCGGCTTGCGCGGCTGGCGGAGGTGCGGCGGGCCGACAACGCCAAGGACCTGGCGGCGCGCACGCCCTATTTCTGCTCGGGCTGTCCGCATAACACCTCGACCCGGGTGCCGGAGGGCGCGATCGCCTATGCGGGGATCGGTTGTCATGTCATGGCCATGTGGATGGACCGTGACACCAACGGATACACCCATATGGGGGCCGAAGGGGCCAACTGGATCGGGGAGGGGAAGTTTTCGACCCGTTCGCATGTGTTCCAGAACCTCGGTGACGGCACCTACAACCATTCGGGCATCCAGGCGATCCGTGCGGCCCATGCGGCCAAGGCCAACATCACCTACAAGATCCTGTTCAACGACGCGGTGGCGATGACCGGGGGACAGACCAATGATGGCGGCCTCGATGCGGCCCGCATCGCGTGGGAGCTGAAGGGGATCGGGCTGCGCGATATCCGGATCGTCTATGACGAGAAAGAAGAGGTCGATTTTTCCGCCTTTCCGCCGGACCTGCCGCGCCATGGCCGCGACGAACTGATGACCGTGCAGGAGGAGTTGCAACAGGTGCGCGGCACCACGGCGATCCTCTATATCCAGACCTGTGCCGCCGAGAAGCGCCGACGCCGCAAGCGGGGCACATTCCCCGACCCGGACAAGCGCGTGTTCATCAACACGGATGTCTGCGAAGGTTGTGGCGATTGCGGGGTGCAGTCGAACTGCGTTGCCATCGTGCCCGCAGAGACCGAACTGGGCCGCAAGCGGGCCGTGGACCAGTCGGCCTGCAACAAGGATTTCAGCTGTCTCAAGGGGTTCTGCCCGTCCTTCGTCACCGTCTCTGGCGCGCGCCCGCGCAAGGCCGCCACGGCGGAGGTCGACCTGGGGCATCTGCCCGACCCGGCGCTGCCTGCGATCGACGGCACCCACAACCTGCTGATCACCGGGGTCGGTGGCATGGGGGTCGTGACCATTGGCGCGACGCTTGCCATGGCCGCGCATCTGGAGGGCAAGGGCGTCGGCATGATGGAGATGGCGGGCCTCGCCCAGAAGGGTGGCGCGGTGCAGATCCATTGCCGCATCGCCGCGCGGCCCGAGGATATTACGGCCGTGCGCGTCTCGGTCGGCGAGGCGCACGGGGTGATCGGCGGCGACCTGGTGGTCACGGGCGCGGGCAAGATACAGGGCATGATGGCCAAGGGCCGTACCGGCGCCGTGGTCAACAGCCACGAGATCGTGACCGGCGCCTTCACCCGCGACCGCGAATTCCGCATTCCCGGCGCGGACCTGCAGGTCTCGTTGCAGGCGCGGCTGGGGGCGGAAGCGGTGGTGTTCTTTGATGCCTCGGAACTGGCGCAGAAGGTGCTGGGCGATGCGATCTTCTCCAACATGGTGGTCACCGGTGCGGCTTGGCAGCGGGGGCTGATCCCGCTGGGACGCGACGCGATCTTCCAGGCGATCAAGCTGAACGGGGCCGCACCGGATCGGAACAAGCAGGCGTTCGATTTGGGGCGCTGGGCGGTGCTGAACCCCGAGGCGGTCGCCAAGATGCTGGCGGCGGAGGTGACCGCGCGGCCGAAATCCCTTGCGGAAAAGATCGACTTCCGCGCGGACCACTTGCGCGCCTACCAATCCGCGCGGCTGGCGAAGAAGTACCGCCGTGCGGTGGAGGCTGTCACCGACCCGGACCTGCGTGCGGTGGTGGCGCAGAACTACCACAAACTCCTGTCCTACAAGGATGAATACGAGGTTTCGCGCCTCTTGCGCGACACCCGCGCCAAGGCCGAGGCGGCCTTCGAGGGGGAGCTGGAGCTGACCTATCATCTGGCGCCGCCGCTTTTGTCCCGTGCGGGGCCTGACGGGCGACCGCGCAAGCGGGCTTTCGGTTCGTGGATCGAAAAGGCTTATGGCCCGCTGGCAGCGCTCAAGCTGCTGCGGGGCACGCCGCTGGACCCGTTCGGTTACACCGCCGAGCGGCGGATGGAGCGGGAGTTGATCCGGCTCTACGAGGCCGATCTGGCCCGGGTGCAGGCCGAGATGACCCCGGCGCGGGCCGAGGCGGCGCGCGCGCTGCTGGCCTGGCCCGACATGGTGCGCGGGTTCGGTCCAGTGAAGGCCCAGGCGGTGGAGACGATGCGCGCCAGGCGCGCGGAGCTGTGGGCGGCCTTCGAGGCGGCGGAGGACGCGGTGGCGCAGGCCGCCGAATAG
- a CDS encoding LysR family transcriptional regulator, producing MDWDKLRIFHAVADAGSLTHAGDSLHLSQSAVSRQIRALEESLNTILFHRHARGLILTEQGELLFDATAAMTKRLDAASARIRDSEEEVFGQLRVTTTIGFGSLWLAPRLSRLYDRYPDLNVDLMLEERVLDLPMREADVAIRMKEPSQADLIRKKLMSIRMRLYASPSYLERNGRPTRMEEISSHRIICQNADSAQVSAGHTLVREIFNHDVTHSLMVNNYFGVLQAVINDLGIGVLPDYLVTDFPQLEQVIPDFESSDVPVFLAYPEELRHSKRIEAFRDFVTEEVIAYRRAKRDADD from the coding sequence ATGGATTGGGACAAACTGCGGATTTTTCACGCGGTCGCGGACGCGGGCAGCCTCACCCATGCGGGCGATTCGCTGCATCTGAGCCAATCCGCCGTCAGCCGCCAGATCCGCGCTCTGGAGGAGAGCCTCAACACGATCCTGTTCCATCGCCACGCCCGCGGGCTGATCCTGACCGAGCAGGGCGAGCTGTTGTTCGACGCCACCGCCGCCATGACCAAGCGGCTCGACGCCGCCTCCGCCCGGATCCGCGACAGCGAGGAGGAGGTGTTCGGCCAGCTGCGCGTCACCACCACCATCGGGTTCGGCTCGCTCTGGCTGGCCCCGCGCCTGTCGCGGCTCTACGACCGCTATCCGGACCTGAACGTCGACCTGATGCTGGAAGAGCGCGTGCTCGACCTGCCCATGCGCGAGGCCGATGTCGCCATCCGCATGAAAGAGCCCAGCCAGGCCGACCTGATCCGCAAGAAGCTGATGAGCATTCGCATGCGCCTCTATGCGTCGCCCAGCTATCTCGAACGCAACGGTCGGCCAACCCGGATGGAAGAGATCTCCAGCCACCGGATCATCTGCCAGAACGCCGACAGCGCCCAAGTCAGTGCCGGGCACACCCTGGTGCGCGAGATCTTCAACCACGATGTCACCCACTCGCTGATGGTGAACAACTATTTCGGGGTGCTGCAGGCGGTGATCAACGATCTCGGCATCGGTGTGCTGCCCGACTACCTGGTCACGGATTTCCCTCAACTCGAACAGGTCATTCCCGATTTCGAGAGCAGCGATGTGCCCGTCTTCCTCGCCTACCCGGAGGAACTGCGCCACTCCAAGCGCATCGAGGCCTTCCGCGATTTCGTCACCGAAGAGGTTATCGCCTACCGCCGGGCCAAGCGCGACGCGGACGACTGA
- a CDS encoding alpha/beta hydrolase family protein codes for MTQTAANRALRRIKRFLTRTPDPEPRYRPNRRALFYPGQAKDGPVFITYHGGGWVGGRAEDQVAWSQSFARMGRAAYSVEYSTYENSGGSLDASLDDAVAAAAFIVRRHKRAPLVFVGHSAGAPLAFWACLAHQAQLAGLILFSPVTDLSNEGFGNRQIPPGGRKDASPQHNLSRLHIGARAPFLLMFHGAEDDTVPPSQPQKFLQSWQDAGSEVARLITYPDQKHGFQNLNAPRITVQTDLEAAMADLGHYRRPAFLAPA; via the coding sequence ATGACACAGACCGCAGCGAACCGCGCGCTGAGACGTATCAAGCGCTTTCTGACCCGGACACCGGACCCTGAACCACGATATCGGCCGAACCGGCGCGCTTTGTTCTATCCCGGGCAGGCCAAGGATGGCCCCGTCTTCATAACCTACCATGGCGGCGGCTGGGTAGGCGGGCGCGCAGAGGACCAGGTCGCCTGGTCGCAGAGCTTCGCGCGGATGGGCCGCGCCGCGTACTCGGTGGAATACAGCACCTATGAAAACTCGGGCGGCAGCCTTGACGCGTCGCTGGACGATGCCGTGGCGGCAGCGGCCTTCATAGTGCGCCGCCACAAGCGCGCGCCGCTGGTCTTCGTCGGCCACAGCGCGGGCGCCCCGCTTGCCTTCTGGGCGTGCCTCGCCCACCAGGCTCAACTGGCCGGTCTGATCTTGTTTTCACCGGTCACCGATCTGTCGAATGAAGGCTTCGGAAACCGCCAGATCCCGCCCGGAGGCCGCAAGGATGCGTCCCCACAACACAACCTGTCCCGCCTGCACATCGGTGCGCGCGCGCCCTTCCTGTTGATGTTCCACGGCGCTGAGGACGACACCGTGCCACCATCACAACCCCAGAAATTTCTGCAGAGCTGGCAAGACGCCGGCTCGGAGGTCGCGCGGCTGATCACCTATCCGGACCAGAAGCACGGGTTCCAGAACCTCAATGCCCCGCGCATCACCGTTCAGACCGACCTGGAGGCCGCGATGGCTGACCTCGGGCACTATCGCAGACCGGCCTTCCTGGCGCCGGCCTGA
- a CDS encoding ABCB family ABC transporter ATP-binding protein/permease — translation MRGARLSDPPPEDLENRRRGLLVIRKVAPYLWPDDKPWVKRRVVLAMAALFLAKLIAVGTPFLYKTAVDSLAGEVSDGVLLAIGAVGLTIAYGMARLMTVGFQQLRDVIFAKVAQRALRTLALETFTHIHRLSMRYHITRKTGGLSRIIERGVKGVEFLLRFLLFSIGPLILELALISIILTLYFDAWYLAAVAGTIALYVGFTFKVTEWRVRIRREMNRQDTDANQKAIDSLLNFETVKYFGAETREAERYDAAMEGYEAAALKTSYTLGFLNFGQSVLITGGLVVVMVMAAMGVQRGDLTVGDFVMVNAYMLQITQPLNFLGTVYREIRQALIDMGEMFELLEQPAEVQDKPGAHDLRVTGGEIVLDDVVFGYDPARPILKGVSLRVGAGQTLALVGPSGSGKSTIGRLLFRFYDVSEGALRIDGQDVRDVTQDSLHAQIGVVPQDTVLFNDTILYNIAYGRPEASRSEIEAAAKAAEIHEFIYSLPEGYETKVGERGLKLSGGEKQRVGIARTLLKNPPILLLDEATSALDSETERDIQDSLAAMGQGRTVITIAHRLSTVVDADRIVVLENGVIVEEGTHDELLARGGRYASMWTRQQSEDAEEDAA, via the coding sequence ATGCGTGGTGCCCGGCTTTCCGATCCTCCCCCTGAAGACCTCGAGAACCGTCGCCGCGGTCTGTTGGTGATCCGCAAGGTGGCGCCGTATCTGTGGCCCGATGACAAGCCTTGGGTGAAGCGGCGTGTGGTGCTAGCGATGGCGGCACTGTTCCTGGCCAAGCTGATCGCGGTGGGCACGCCGTTCTTGTACAAAACCGCCGTCGACTCCCTCGCGGGGGAGGTGTCGGACGGTGTGCTTCTGGCGATCGGGGCGGTGGGGCTGACCATCGCCTATGGCATGGCGCGGCTGATGACCGTCGGCTTCCAGCAGCTGCGCGACGTGATCTTTGCCAAGGTCGCGCAGCGGGCCCTGCGGACCTTGGCGCTGGAGACCTTCACCCATATCCACCGGCTTTCGATGCGCTACCACATCACGCGCAAGACCGGGGGGCTGAGCCGGATCATCGAGCGCGGGGTGAAGGGGGTCGAATTCCTGCTGCGGTTCCTGCTGTTCTCCATCGGGCCGCTGATCCTGGAACTGGCGCTGATCTCAATCATTCTGACGCTCTATTTCGACGCCTGGTACCTGGCGGCGGTGGCGGGGACCATTGCGCTCTATGTCGGGTTCACCTTTAAGGTGACGGAATGGCGGGTGCGCATCCGGCGAGAGATGAACCGTCAGGACACCGATGCCAACCAGAAGGCCATCGACAGCCTGCTGAATTTCGAGACGGTGAAGTATTTCGGCGCCGAGACGCGGGAGGCGGAGCGCTACGACGCGGCAATGGAGGGCTATGAGGCAGCAGCGCTCAAGACCTCCTACACGCTGGGGTTCCTGAATTTCGGCCAATCGGTGCTGATCACCGGGGGGCTGGTCGTCGTCATGGTCATGGCCGCGATGGGAGTGCAGCGCGGGGATCTGACCGTGGGTGATTTCGTCATGGTCAATGCGTACATGTTGCAGATCACGCAACCGCTGAACTTTCTCGGCACCGTCTACCGCGAGATCCGTCAGGCACTGATCGACATGGGCGAGATGTTTGAGCTGCTGGAGCAGCCAGCCGAGGTGCAGGACAAGCCCGGCGCGCACGACCTGCGGGTCACCGGGGGGGAGATCGTGCTCGACGATGTGGTCTTCGGCTATGACCCGGCGCGGCCGATCCTGAAGGGTGTGAGCCTGCGTGTCGGAGCGGGACAGACGCTGGCGCTGGTGGGACCGTCGGGGTCGGGCAAGTCGACCATCGGGCGGCTCCTGTTCCGGTTCTACGATGTAAGCGAGGGCGCGCTGCGGATCGACGGGCAGGATGTGCGCGACGTCACCCAGGACAGCCTGCATGCGCAGATCGGCGTGGTGCCGCAGGACACGGTGCTGTTCAACGACACGATCCTCTACAACATCGCCTATGGCCGCCCCGAGGCCAGCCGGTCCGAGATCGAGGCCGCGGCGAAGGCGGCGGAGATCCACGAATTCATCTACAGCCTGCCCGAGGGCTACGAGACCAAGGTGGGCGAGCGGGGGCTCAAGCTTTCGGGCGGGGAAAAGCAGCGCGTGGGCATCGCGCGGACCCTGCTGAAGAACCCGCCGATCCTGCTGCTGGACGAGGCGACCTCGGCGCTCGACAGCGAGACGGAGCGGGACATCCAGGACAGTCTGGCGGCCATGGGGCAGGGGCGCACGGTGATCACCATTGCGCACCGTCTGTCCACGGTGGTCGATGCGGACCGGATCGTGGTGCTGGAGAACGGCGTGATCGTCGAAGAGGGCACCCATGACGAGCTGCTGGCCCGGGGCGGGCGCTATGCCTCCATGTGGACCCGGCAGCAAAGCGAAGATGCCGAAGAGGACGCGGCCTGA